In Spinacia oleracea cultivar Varoflay chromosome 5, BTI_SOV_V1, whole genome shotgun sequence, a single window of DNA contains:
- the LOC110797049 gene encoding phosphatidylinositol transfer protein CSR1, which yields MAMKVYANYLRPPAILPIRYNKPTKVRKFCVRNCSSDTFDADNSRKLVLEVKGRLKNEYHELPVGKNGRDDESMIFWFLKDRKFSVDDAVKRLSKAIKWRQEFGVDELSEDSMKIAAQTGKSSVHEFLDVNGKPVLIVQASKHFPGMQDEDEKLCVFQIEKALSKLPEGQEQILAIVDLRGFGTANADMNFLTFLFDVFYYYYPKRLGQILMVEAPFVFKPLWQLAKPLLKQHASLVRFCSVETVREEYFTPNTVPAIFRDEKATEVVSGNQG from the exons ATGGCAATGAAAGTATATGCAAATTATCTTCGTCCACCTGCAATTTTACCAATTCGTTACAATAAACCCACCAAAGTTCGCAAATTTTGTGTTAGAAATTGCAGCAGTGACACTTTTGATGCTGATAATTCTCGTAAG CTTGTTTTGGAAGTGAAGGGAAGGCTCAAAAATGAATATCATGAGCTCCCCGTAGGCAAGAATGGACGAGATGATGAAAGCATGATCTTTTGGTTTCTCAAGGACCGCAAGTTCTCTGTTGATGACGCTGTGAAAAGGCTGAGTAAAGCTATT AAATGGCGTCAAGAATTTGGAGTGGATGAGCTGTCTGAAGACTCAATGAAAATTGCTGCTCAAACAGGCAAAAGCTCTGTACACGAGTTCCTTGATGTGAATGGGAAACCTGTGCTAATAGTGCAGGCATCAAAACATTTCCCTGGA ATGCAGGATGAGGATGAGAAGTTATGTGTGTTCCAGATTGAGAAAGCTCTGAGTAAGCTCCCAGAAGGCCAAGAACAAATACTTGCGATAGTCGACCTCAGGGGCTTTGGTACTGCTAACGCAGATATGAATTTCTTGacatttttg TTTGATGTATTCTACTATTACTATCCAAAGCGGTTGGGCCAGATACTCATGGTGGAAGCGCCTTTTGTTTTTAAGCCTCTTTGGCAGCTGGCAAAGCCCCTCCTCAAACAACATGCATCTCTG GTGAGATTCTGTTCAGTAGAGACAGTCCGAGAAGAATATTTTACTCCCAACACCGTACCTGCCATCTTTAGAGATGAGAAGGCAACAGAGGTGGTTTCCGGTAACCAAGGTTAA
- the LOC110797023 gene encoding uncharacterized protein, which translates to MEKAWKLMVVIWVTVYLVTVTMASESPKYSVIHSESDFEIRVYKESTWMSAPVDHLSFRQATKLGFHRLFQYIQGANLNSSRIPMTKPVLTSIVPEAGPLHSSAYLVNFYLPLKFQGTPPLPLPELDLKPISWPSHCVAVRKFSGFAGDSNVVTEADKLATSLGRSPWANSALADSKYVYSIAQYSSPFQIFGRVNEVWVNVDGSESDNCMSSGMATY; encoded by the exons ATGGAGAAAGCTTGGAAATTGATGGTAGTAATCTGGGTAACTGTATACCTGGTAACAGTGACAATGGCGAGCGAGTCGCCTAAATACTCTGTAATCCACTCTGAATCAGATTtcgaaattagggtttataaagAATCTACTTGGATGTCTGCTCCCGTCGATCACCTCTCCTTTCGTCAAGCTACCAAATTGGGGTTCCACCG GTTGTTCCAATACATCCAAGGTGCGAATCTGAACTCCTCTAGAATCCCGATGACAAAACCTGTGTTAACAAGCATTGTCCCTGAAGCTGGACCTCTTCATTCTTCAGCATATCTCGTTAACTTCTACTTACCCCTTAAGTTCCAAGGGACCCCACCACTTCCACTTCCCGAGCTCGACTTGAAACCAATCTCATGGCCAAGTCACTGTGTTGCAGTAAGGAAGTTTTCGGGATTTGCAGGTGACAGTAATGTTGTAACCGAGGCTGATAAACTGGCTACCAGTTTGGGAAGATCGCCATGGGCTAACTCCGCCTTAGCTGACAGTAAATATGTCTACTCAATTGCTCAGTACAGTTCTCCTTTCCAAATCTTTGGGCGCGTTAATGAAGTCTGGGTCAATGTTGATGGTTCAGAATCGGATAACTGTATGTCAAGTGGAATGGCTACATACTGA